The proteins below come from a single Bactrocera dorsalis isolate Fly_Bdor chromosome 5, ASM2337382v1, whole genome shotgun sequence genomic window:
- the LOC105231469 gene encoding uncharacterized protein LOC105231469 isoform X4: protein MATVQRKLVHKQFNSPMGLYSQQNVKETLDRELKAFGADGIEVDPEITKTLANSAVLRAVEEEEQMKCDVACERQSRPRQRKPHPTASEYYEQYYDQVMHTPVHQQQLEQIKTQYLCHQHDITIDRDTVLKINRLATRRNLHKRDHSWPPPCSDYAMGAEAIAPSTKAEVAVGRGTQSLTHSRSSSREQQSHQLRHEQQLKQQQAKSSCTNNALHFAESVCKQHGIDAIREKFNSPTRIIEPTPTELRQRNKMEQLQFRKQKLQKNATNKSARVTDSSPETRTNISTDGVVGKAQQTLTNVYNNTANTSSVNAAADSLGSTITPNVAETTSWPAAIKNEARGGELTNIATTNSFDASHDYSTPVARGFSAPETKAADENIGLVEPRRYYFEQLARRDEGPPKKWHSYDNIVAATSDQQQITKESVATAAINNNRQSQSLDRGRAQQQRRREQLPPQKPRSAGGAASGGSSPAARITPVSSASEFNVTPLKSESRDFGDGRTDVAKPTVLTSHPSRSSEGMSPRVQRRAIKLATEIKICYDDLDTVQSFGSTAAHLDDNGGMASCNKRQIQTEATKAAKLQKNNGKNLPAEPVGIESVGDLEDIPLPTPPKVGNISSTNTKHMVCSNAAGLGSEPSIVVQRTQKQSSQTQKQQQQRRRCNSERIIPIELEKHDPTEYRAPLKEAPRRDLSTVSADQLYDDACIYLRSIDLDDRTVAYIPAAITIVPSPPEEMLQHAAADGHPQTLKAGIVTRTRKEQPPSVTARTASQTVATMPKTNTEKSTSMPGSSKQPTASEAINRKSNNKVRYNSGHKMNVPPTEPSEAQCKKSTRSDAPQLPTYNTSDIKFEAAQPKYQQKAMGKAHEIEVAKSNIQTAAGQQGQQRIRSNRPRGIYYTDGEYLYGPFGEIPDTFGTHITPTVTVATEEASRSAAATGDSKRNCADGNEWQINNKATKARQKEQQQNAACRNTINMQHARLPPTTTVEPTNEGPSRNSEVMEVSEAELQGKNAIEIAALETKYGRFQQSIAEHLRQIDTYMENAKAALNRSLPHPQQGHEHGAGKTSHPKVGRQSSPQTTKTQPEQSQLLDQRGVEATLAPESPLHTIARQWLPHRPLHIVSDTDDNLHEMEALAHPAVLENMPVVEQALQDLSAIKVDGTAANLTDKYAGDLGSRNGDDGSVLQPLMRRLIAVQSKQPSAALPDHAVTLKDRKDIEGLLLIEHHIAPTACLAKRVTILETLDDGAVPPRRKPSNFVLIGIEEGNKEYNVSDEIGAVNDKIDDSNNCKRSADKSSNDIAEPKEVPTMAKMSADNGNVQVNITNTVDVDENQQPPSDTSGRFGHKINSKLGAKSTSTFDISSTGEVSNEHVIDVVGNYEQLMQLQQGMMPAAGPKATAVTKSKQTQTQRPQFQEVSLNRPDVSATKTTPVPRRRATTLTGEKPTICTIGARAAFTVSAGEGASEQHKTVTSRWQNESLRRQQRQQQQLSETSQTPTPPIPPPLPPLTRAGSLPKDLCKSVVSGYISTHQSQEQLVGQVIDKLQVDVALQRDCEQLRQAEPENADNNESVAAIAIETSNQDRLRDPLVQQRQPTEEFAMQQLNQQQSAILPITKSNQKPCDQQNAQSTEITIPSSRINAHSAEATRAAQGTAAATASQMAAQKVVTDESTITGLASEGLHKRTIAGRRGKLTVHINADNKNCLESDSTDGFDTYKATYEIPSPCFKQQIIWKQTVNVPQIKDTKFATASELGRHGEDNNNMHFDAKAGDEATASNQSLTAKLQFVKQQSRTPSPAALKTRLQPPTATRCSRSRSKSPCSTQANRSPTRKYPAALIEPNAPTRAASPFGLNPLDITDLIDDTTHAYGDNGVELSKRTSSAQLGDTKFASSPATCRQLAEFVPQVEGHNVGLLVRASVDPQSQQQWERKVRSVPQTIAAQCNEKAQIEMDNALTHSAATHYADADTSDDDVDYCVDERQQHIADGDKHSIKGPTPTVSLTPSPSLAYCARAGSWQPTMSERVHDACRNETVTTPTWSLAGSSVADSNATAVGMGESVSLPARQRGHRHESRQQEVVQDNDSRQQSLDTVGEPTVATPRESGIINRSFDNVSPRPYISVEGYKRVAWPPVSEERVVREFTPQPTSGHYPVSGSIQQQQGQQQPPQHLQQQQQPLQQQQQQQPAAPANQPQHVGQDQPDHQAQSLPQDYRGGSPGIITLRKEAPVTQKPAPVYNAQPAAVSFQGGSNMRGDLKWPPPEYKEAAIRENEERRQLALGPVCRPRKVNRDYTTFFAKNALNSYYPSYKIPPGTQHMFA, encoded by the exons ATGTTGCTTGTGAACGGCAAAGTCGCCCGCGGCAGCGCAAACCGCACCCCACAGCGTCTGAGTACTATGAGCAGTACTATGACCAAGTCATGCACACACCAGTGCACCAGCAGCAGTTGGAGCAAATCAAAACGCAATACCTGTGCCATCAGCACGACATCACCATTGACCGTGATACGGTGTTGAAGATAAATCGCCTTGCCACACGCAGGAATTTGCATAAACGCGACCACAGCTGGCCGCCACCGTGCAGCGATTACGCTATGGGGGCTGAAGCCATTGCTCCAAGCACTAAGGCCGAGGTGGCAGTGGGCCGTGGAACGCAATCACTCACACACTCGCGTAGTTCTTCGAGAGAACAGCAAAGCCATCAATTGCGACATGAACAGcaactaaagcaacaacaagccaaAAGCAGTTGTACAAACAATGCATTGCACTTCGCGGAGAGCGTTTGTAAGCAGCATGGCATCGATGCGATACGTGAGAAATTCAATAGTCCCACGCGAATAATTGAACCGACGCCCACCGAGTTGCGGCAACGCAATAAAATGGAGCAATTGCAGTTTCGAAAGCAAAAACTACAGAAAAATGCGACAAATAAATCAGCACGTGTCACCGATAGCTCCCCTGAGACGCGCACGAACATCTCTACCGATGGCGTTGTTGGCAAGGCGCAACAAACATTGACAAATGTGTACAATAACACGGCTAATACATCATCGGTCAATGCGGCTGCAGATTCTTTAGGGTCCACCATCACGCCGAATGTGGCTGAAACCACCAGTTGGCCTGCAGCCATAAAAAATGAGGCGAGGGGAGGGGAGTTGACTAATATTGCCACCACTAACAGCTTCGATGCTTCACATGATTACAGTACGCCGGTGGCGCGCGGCTTCTCCGCACCCGAAACAAAAGCGGCCGATGAAAATATTGGATTGGTTGAGCCACGCCGCTATTATTTCGAACAATTGGCGCGTCGCGATGAAGGACCGCCTAAAAAATGGCACAGTTATGACAATATTGTCGCTGCCACATCGGACCAACAACAAATCACCAAGGAaagtgttgcaacagccgccatCAATAATAATAGACAATCACAGTCGCTAGATCGCGGACGCGCACAACAACAGCGTAGACGGGAGCAGTTGCCACCACAAAAGCCACGGTCAGCCGGCGGTGCGGCCAGTGGTGGCAGTAGTCCCGCAGCGCGTATCACACCAGTGAGCAGTGCAAGCGAATTCAATGTAACGCCACTAAAAAGCGAAAGCAGAGATTTTGGAGATGGTCGCACTGACGTGGCAAAGCCAACGGTACTAACGAGCCATCCATCAAGATCGAGTGAAGGCATGTCACCGCGCGTACAGCGACGTGCCATTAAATTGGCAaccgaaataaaaatatgttacgATGACTTGGACACTGTTCAATCATTCGGTTCAACTGCTGCGCACTTGGATGATAACGGTGGCATGGCTTCCTGTAATAAGCGACAAATTCAAACTGAAGCTACTAAAGCAGCAAAGCTTCAAAAGAATAACGGCAAAAACCTGCCAGCAGAGCCAGTTGGCATAGAGTCGGTAGGCGACCTGGAAGACATACCACTGCCGACGCCACCAAAAGTTGGAAATATTTCATCTACAAACACAAAGCACATGGTTTGCAGTAATGCTGCGGGCTTAGGCTCCGAACCTTCAATTGTGGTGCAACGAACCCAGAAACAGTCCAGCCAaacacaaaaacagcaacaacagagaCGACGCTGTAATAGCGAAAGAATCATACCAATCGAGCTGGAGAAGCATGACCCAACTGAATACCGTGCACCACTTAAGGAAGCGCCACGTCGCGATCTTAGCACCGTTAGCGCGGATCAGCTTTACGATGATGCTTGCATCTATTTGCGTTCAATCGATTTAGATGACCGAACCGTCGCATATATACCCGCCGCAATTACAATTGTGCCCTCACCCCCTGAGGAAATGTTGCAACATGCGGCAGCTGATGGGCATCCGCAGACCCTTAAGGCCGGCATAGTTACTAGGACAAGAAAAGAGCAGCCTCCGTCAGTTACTGCTCGTACAGCGTCGCAAACGGTCGCCACCATGCCAAAAACAAATACTGAAAAATCTACCTCAATGCCTGGATCTTCGAAACAGCCAACTGCTAGTGAAGCTATTAATAGGAAGAGTAATAATAAAGTTCGTTACAATAGTGGCCATAAAATGAACGTGCCACCAACCGAACCAAGTGAGGCTCAGTGCAAAAAATCCACACGCTCAGATGCACCTCAATTACCTACATATAATACATCCGATATAAAATTCGAAGCAGCACAACCAAAATACCAGCAGAAGGCGATGGGAAAAGCCCACGAAATTGAAGTTGCCAAAAGCAACATCCAAACCGCCGCAGGACAACAGGGCCAGCAAAGAATACGGTCCAATCGACCTCGCGGCATTTACTACACCGATGGTGAATACTTGTATGGGCCATTTGGTGAGATTCCTGACACGTTTGGAACACACATCACACCAACAGTAACGGTAGCAACAGAAGAGGCGTCCAGATCCGCAGCTGCCACTGGTGACAGCAAGCGAAATTGTGCTGATGGAAATGAGTGGCAAATAAACAACAAGGCGACGAAGGCACGGCagaaagagcaacaacaaaatgcagcATGTCGCAATACAATAAACATGCAACACGCTCGGTTGCCGCCAACGACAACGGTGGAGCCAACTAATGAAGGGCCAAGTCGAAATTCGGAAGTAATGGAAGTGTCAGAAGCAGAACTGCAGGGGAAAAATGCTATCGAAATAGCGGCGCTCGAAACAAAATATGGACGCTTTCAGCAATCCATTGCCGAGCATCTGCGTCAAATTGACACCTACATGGAAAATGCAAAAGCCGCGCTAAATCGCAGTTTACCTCATCCACAACAAGGGCATGAGCATGGAGCTGGCAAAACCTCCCACCCGAAAGTAGGCCGGCAATCATCTCCACAGACAACCAAAACTCAACCAGAACAGTCTCAGCTACTAGACCAACGAGGCGTCGAAGCCACGCTCGCACCGGAGAGCCCCCTGCACACCATAGCCCGTCAGTGGTTGCCGCACCGACCACTGCACATTGTTAGTGACACTGATGACAATCTGCATGAAATGGAAGCTCTTGCGCATCCTGCCGTGCTGGAAAATATGCCTGTGGTTGAGCAGGCTCTGCAGGATTTGTCCGCTATTAAGGTGGATGGTACAGCAGCAAATCTGACGGACAAGTATGCGGGCGATTTAGGAAGTCGAAATGGCGACGATGGCAGTGTGTTACAGCCACTAATGCGTCGTCTGATTGCGGTGCAAAGCAAACAGCCGAGCGCAGCACTCCCAGACCACGCAGTCACTTTGAAGGATCGTAAAGATATCGAAGGATTGCTGCTGATTGAACACCACATTGCACCCACTGCATGTTTAGCGAAACGTGTGACTATATTGGAAACTCTGGACGATGGCGCTGTTCCGCCTAGGCGTAAGCCTAGTAATTTCGTCCTAATTGGAATTGAAGAAGGCAATAAGGAGTATAATGTTAGCGACGAGATTGGAGCGGTAAATGACAAAATTGATGACAGCAATAATTGCAAGCGCTCAGCAGATAAGAGTTCTAATGACATTGCTGAGCCGAAGGAAGTTCCAACCATGGCTAAGATGTCTGCGGATAATGGAAACGTGCAAGTTAATATTACTAACACGGTTGATGTAGATGAAAATCAGCAGCCGCCTTCAGATACGAGCGGTCGATTCGGTCACAAAATCAACTCGAAATTAGGCGCTAAATCAACAAGTACTTTCGATATAAGCTCGACAGGTGAAGTCTCCAATGAACATGTTATTGATGTTGTTGGCAATTATGAGCAACTAATGCAGTTGCAACAAGGCATGATGCCGGCAGCGGGTCCAAAAGCAACAGCAGTAACTAAAAGcaagcaaacacaaacacaaagaCCACAGTTTCAGGAGGTTTCACTCAACCGCCCAGACGTGagcgctacaaaaacaacacccGTACCCAGACGACGTGCAACCACATTGACAGGAGAAAAGCCCACAATATGCACAATTGGAGCACGAGCAGCATTCACAGTGTCGGCGGGCGAAGGTGCAAGCGAGCAACATAAGACCGTTACTAGCCGCTGGCAGAATGAGTCCTTGCGACgacaacaacgccaacaacaacaactgtctgAAACATCGCAAACTCCAACTCCACCAATACCGCCACCACTGCCGCCACTGACCCGAGCGGGAAGCTTGCCGAAAGATTTATGCAAAAGTGTGGTTTCTGGTTATATTTCCACGCATCAATCGCAGGAGCAGCTGGTGGGACAGGTAATTGACAAGCTGCAGGTGGATGTGGCATTGCAACGAGATTGCGAGCAACTAAGGCAAGCAGAGCCCGAAAATGCAGACAACAATGAATCCGTAGCTGCAATTGCTATCGAAACCTCAAATCAAGATCGTCTCAGAGATCCGTTAGTTCAGCAACGACAGCCGACCGAAGAATTTGCAATGCAACAACTAAATCAACAGCAATCAGCAATTCTACCAATAACGAAGAGTAACCAAAAACCATGCGACCAACAGAATGCGCAATCAACCGAAATCACAATTCCAAGCAGCAGGATTAACGCCCACTCTGCGGAAGCCACGAGAGCTGCTCAGGGCACTGCTGCAGCGACAGCATCACAGATGGCTGCACAGAAGGTGGTAACAGACGAATCAACAATAACGGGTTTAGCTTCAGAAGGACTACACAAGCGAACGATTGCCGGGCGTCGAGGCAAATTAACGGTGCATATCAATGCAGACAATAAAAACTGTCTTGAGTCGGACAGCACGGATGGTTTTGATACGTACAAAGCCACCTACGAAATACCTAGCCCCTGTTTTAAGCAGCAAATAATCTGGAAGCAAACAGTCAATGTGCCACAAATTAAAGACACCAAATTCGCCACTGCCTCAGAGCTAGGCAGACACGGcgaagacaacaacaatatgcatTTCGATGCAAAAGCCGGGGATGAAGCAACTGCAAGTAATCAATCACTTACAGCCAAGCTTCAGTTTGTCAAACAGCAATCAAGGACTCCCTCGCCAGCCGCTTTGAAAACACGTCTACAGCCACCTACGGCCACTCGATGCTCACGTAGTCGCTCCAAAAGCCCATGTTCAACGCAAGCCAACCGCTCACCCACGCGCAAATATCCCGCCGCATTAATTGAACCTAACGCACCGACCCGTGCCGCCTCACCATTCGGTCTGAATCCGCTCGACATCACCGACCTGATTGATGACACTACACACGCGTACGGTGACAATGGTGTGGAGCTCTCCAAACGGACTTCGAGCGCTCAATTAGGCGACACCAAATTCGCCAGCTCGCCTGCAACGTGTAGGCAGTTGGCCGAGTTTGTGCCACAGGTGGAAGGTCACAATGTTGGTTTATTGGTGCGTGCATCTGTGGATCCACAATCACAGCAGCAGTGGGAGCGAAAAGTGCGGAGCGTGCCACAAACCATCGCTGCGCAATGCAACGAAAAGGCGCAAATTGAAATGGACAATGCACTCACGCACAGCGCCGCCACGCATTATGCTGATGCCGACACTAGTGATGATGATGTTGACTACTGCGTCGACGAGCGGCAACAGCATATCGCCGATGGTGACAAACACTCCATAAAAGGTCCTACGCCAACGGTCTCTTTAACACCATCGCCATCGTTGGCGTACTGTGCACGTGCTGGCAGCTGGCAACCGACGATGAGCGAGCGGGTGCATGACGCCTGCCGTAACGAAACGGTGACGACACCAACATGGTCGTTGGCGGGCAGCAGTGTTGCTGATTCAAACGCCACCGCAGTTGGGATGGGAGAATCAGTTTCTCTGCCTGCACGCCAGCGGGGACACCGCCACGAATCGCGACAACAGGAAGTAGTCCAGGACAACGACAGCCGGCAGCAAAGCCTAGATACTGTTGGTGAGCCTACAGTCGCAACGCCACGTGAGAGTGGCATTATTAATCGCTCGTTCGATAATGTTTCACCGCGTCCCTACATCAGCGTCGAAG GTTATAAGCGCGTTGCTTGGCCGCCGGTATCCGAGGAGCGCGTTGTAAGGGAATTCACGCCCCAACCAACCTCTGGCCACTACCCGGTGTCAGGCTcgatacaacaacagcaaggaCAACAGCAGCCGCCACAACacttgcagcagcagcagcagccacttcaacagcaacaacaacagcagccagCTGCGCCAGCCAACCAG